Proteins found in one Brachypodium distachyon strain Bd21 chromosome 5, Brachypodium_distachyon_v3.0, whole genome shotgun sequence genomic segment:
- the LOC104585266 gene encoding uncharacterized protein LOC104585266, whose amino-acid sequence MAMRSVLSKVPRLGLRPSWAPTAHALSPAAAGSRLISTNLPSTAAGGEQIVYSKENLAEQLASINRTYAENKRRFDAEYKEIIQMIREQEAANIEAFRQNKELDKKILEKVNEIEKQTNFVCVGSAILVILTMIAL is encoded by the exons ATGGCGATGCGTTCCGTGCTTTCAAAGGTGCCGCGCCTTGGTCTCCGTCCCAGCTGGGCGCCGACGGCCCACGCgctctcgccggcggcggcaggttcTCGGCTTATTTCGACCAATCTCCCCAGCACAGCGGCC GGGGGAGAACAAATCGTTTATTCCAAAGAAAACCTGGCTGAACAACTGGCGTCAATAAATCGCACATACGCGGAGAACAAAAGGAGATTTGATGCTGAGTACAAGGAGATCATCCAAATGATTCGCGAACAGGAGGCTGCTAACATTGAAGCTTTCAG GCAGAATAAAGAACTTGACAAAAAGATCTTGGAAAAAGTCAATGAAATAGAGAAGCAAACTAATTTTGTTTGCGTTGGCTCCGCAATACTGGTTATTCTAACGATGATCGCCCTATGA
- the LOC100831401 gene encoding ABC transporter G family member 11 isoform X1 has product MAASSPLPRWAPTPSPSGPLWSTSASSSTAAATADPWCGLTACLSSSVFFAPLPVGPPKNDAVAGNFDGVETTAGARRDDETKSSCPETTMFLTWEDLSVTAVSGGSSSEVSLILDGLSGQARPGELLALMGPSGSGKTTLLDALAGRLGPNMKRRGDILINGVRDNKLAFRTSAYVTQENTLMATLTVAEAVHYSAQLQLPDSMSPAEKRSRADNAIQNMGLAGVSGTRISGRACKGISGGQRKRVSICMELLSSPALIFLDEPTSGLDSAASYHVMSRIAGIAGREGMTVIAAVHQPSTEVFELFHGLCLLAKGRTVYFGPASKAIEFFDDNGFPCPMRMNPSDHFLRMINTDFEESEEGSTINLPRAAEVIQTLVNSSSSLGTLRTKTEATKTIIQSASVKKKKQASFLTKSVILTKRSFINMHRDLGYYWLRFAIYIALCLSIGTIYFNIGHTYASIQARASMLMFTSTFLTMMAIGGFPSFVEDMKIFEKERLSGHYRATEFVIANTVSSIPYLGFISILPAAIAYYLTGLQRGIDHFVYFAATIWASMMLVEGLMMIVAAIVPDFLLGIITGSGVQGLLMLNAGFFRLPADLPKPVWKYPTYFISYHKYASQGLYKNEFIGLVFQDLAGARRINITGQYILKNNLQVELGYSKWVDLAILFAMIVIYRVLFLVIIKVSEIAKPMKRCLIVKV; this is encoded by the exons ATGGCAGCGTCGTCGCCACTGCCGAGATGGGCTCCGACGCCGAGCCCCAGCGGGCCACTTTGGTCGACGTCGGCGTCCAGCAGcacagccgccgccacggctGATCCATGGTGCGGCTTGACGGCATGCCTTTCTAGCTCCGTCTTCTTCGCGCCACTGCCCGTCGGCCCGCCGAAGAATGATGCTGTGGCAGGAAACTTCGATGGCGTCGAgaccaccgccggcgcccggAGAGACGACGAGACCAAGTCTTCCTGTCCTGAGACGACGATGTTCCTGACGTGGGAGGACTTATCTGTGACTGCCGTTAGCGGGGGATCATCGTCAGAGGTCTCCTTGATCCTGGATGGGCTTAGCGGGCAGGCGCGCCCCGGGGAGCTGCTGGCTCTCATGGGCCCTTCCGGCTCTGGCAAAACTACCCTGCTTGACGCCTTGGCTG GACGACTCGGACCCAACatgaagaggagaggagacaTTCTAATCAATGGTGTCCGTGACAACAAGCTTGCATTCCGGACCTCA GCCTATGTGACGCAAGAGAACACGCTGATGGCGACACTGACCGTGGCTGAGGCCGTGCACTACTCGGCtcagctccagctgccggacTCCATGTCGCCCGCAGAGAAGCGGTCGCGCGCCGACAACGCTATCCAGAACATGGGGCTCGCCGGCGTGTCGGGGACCCGGATCAGTGGCCGCGCGTGCAAGGGCATCAGCGGCGGCCAGCGGAAGCGGGTCAGCATCTGCATGGAGCTGCTGTCGTCGCCAGCACTCATCTTCCTCGACGAGCCCACCAGCGGACTCGACAGCGCCGCTTCGTACCATGTCATGAGCCGCATCGCCGGGATCGCCGGAAGGGAAGGGATGACGGTCATCGCTGCCGTGCATCAGCCCAGCACGGAGGTTTTCGAGCTCTTCCATGGCCTCTGCCTCTTGGCCAAGGGGAGGACGGTCTACTTCGGTCCTGCTTCAAAAGCAATAGAG TTCTTCGATGATAATGGCTTCCCATGCCCAATGAGGATGAATCCATCCGATCACTTCTTAAGGATGATAAACACAGACTTTGAG GAATCCGAGGAAGGATCTACTATAAATTTGCCACGTGCTGCCGAAGTAATCCAAACCTTAGTCAATTCTTCCAGCTCTCTTGGTACTTTAAGAACCAAAACGGAAGCAACAAAAACAATTATACAG AGTGCTTCTgtaaagaagaaaaagcaagCTTCGTTCTTGACCAAATCAGTTATCCTAACTAAAAGGTCATTCATTAACATGCACAGAGACTTGGGATATTATTGGTTGCGATTTGCTATCTACATCGCCCTCTGTCTATCCATTGGGACCATCTACTTCAATATTGGTCACACTTATGCATCAATCCAA GCACGGGCATCCATGCTTATGTTCACATCAACCTTCTTGACAATGATGGCAATAGGAGGATTCCCATCATTTGTCGAGGATATGAAG ATATTTGAGAAAGAGCGGCTCAGTGGACACTATAGAGCTACTGAATTTGTAATAGCCAACACGGTCTCATCAATTCCATACTTGGGCTTCATCTCAATACTACCTGCTGCAATAGCATATTACCTAACAGGGCTTCAGAGAGGAATAGACCACTTTGTGTACTTTGCTGCAACCATTTGGGCAAGCATGATGTTGGTCGAGGGTCTAATGATGATTGTTGCAGCCATTGTGCCCGATTTCCTCCTGGGTATCATCACAGGATCTGGAGTGCAAGGGTTGCTGATGCTAAATGCGGGTTTCTTCAGGCTTCCAGCTGACCTCCCAAAACCAGTATGGAAGTACCCAACCTACTTTATATCCTACCACAAGTATGCATCTCAAGGGCTGTACAAGAATGAGTTCATAGGTCTGGTATTTCAAGATCTTGCTGGTGCTAGAAGGATCAACATTACTGGCCAGTATATCTTGAAGAACAACTTACAAGTGGAGTTGGGTTACTCTAAGTGGGTGGATCTTGCGATATTATTTGCAATGATCGTCATCTATAGGGTCCTCTTTCTGGTTATTATAAAGGTTTCTGAGATTGCAAAACCCATGAAAAGATGTCTAATAGTTAAAGTGTAA
- the LOC100831401 gene encoding ABC transporter G family member 11 isoform X2, with product MKRRGDILINGVRDNKLAFRTSAYVTQENTLMATLTVAEAVHYSAQLQLPDSMSPAEKRSRADNAIQNMGLAGVSGTRISGRACKGISGGQRKRVSICMELLSSPALIFLDEPTSGLDSAASYHVMSRIAGIAGREGMTVIAAVHQPSTEVFELFHGLCLLAKGRTVYFGPASKAIEFFDDNGFPCPMRMNPSDHFLRMINTDFEESEEGSTINLPRAAEVIQTLVNSSSSLGTLRTKTEATKTIIQSASVKKKKQASFLTKSVILTKRSFINMHRDLGYYWLRFAIYIALCLSIGTIYFNIGHTYASIQARASMLMFTSTFLTMMAIGGFPSFVEDMKIFEKERLSGHYRATEFVIANTVSSIPYLGFISILPAAIAYYLTGLQRGIDHFVYFAATIWASMMLVEGLMMIVAAIVPDFLLGIITGSGVQGLLMLNAGFFRLPADLPKPVWKYPTYFISYHKYASQGLYKNEFIGLVFQDLAGARRINITGQYILKNNLQVELGYSKWVDLAILFAMIVIYRVLFLVIIKVSEIAKPMKRCLIVKV from the exons atgaagaggagaggagacaTTCTAATCAATGGTGTCCGTGACAACAAGCTTGCATTCCGGACCTCA GCCTATGTGACGCAAGAGAACACGCTGATGGCGACACTGACCGTGGCTGAGGCCGTGCACTACTCGGCtcagctccagctgccggacTCCATGTCGCCCGCAGAGAAGCGGTCGCGCGCCGACAACGCTATCCAGAACATGGGGCTCGCCGGCGTGTCGGGGACCCGGATCAGTGGCCGCGCGTGCAAGGGCATCAGCGGCGGCCAGCGGAAGCGGGTCAGCATCTGCATGGAGCTGCTGTCGTCGCCAGCACTCATCTTCCTCGACGAGCCCACCAGCGGACTCGACAGCGCCGCTTCGTACCATGTCATGAGCCGCATCGCCGGGATCGCCGGAAGGGAAGGGATGACGGTCATCGCTGCCGTGCATCAGCCCAGCACGGAGGTTTTCGAGCTCTTCCATGGCCTCTGCCTCTTGGCCAAGGGGAGGACGGTCTACTTCGGTCCTGCTTCAAAAGCAATAGAG TTCTTCGATGATAATGGCTTCCCATGCCCAATGAGGATGAATCCATCCGATCACTTCTTAAGGATGATAAACACAGACTTTGAG GAATCCGAGGAAGGATCTACTATAAATTTGCCACGTGCTGCCGAAGTAATCCAAACCTTAGTCAATTCTTCCAGCTCTCTTGGTACTTTAAGAACCAAAACGGAAGCAACAAAAACAATTATACAG AGTGCTTCTgtaaagaagaaaaagcaagCTTCGTTCTTGACCAAATCAGTTATCCTAACTAAAAGGTCATTCATTAACATGCACAGAGACTTGGGATATTATTGGTTGCGATTTGCTATCTACATCGCCCTCTGTCTATCCATTGGGACCATCTACTTCAATATTGGTCACACTTATGCATCAATCCAA GCACGGGCATCCATGCTTATGTTCACATCAACCTTCTTGACAATGATGGCAATAGGAGGATTCCCATCATTTGTCGAGGATATGAAG ATATTTGAGAAAGAGCGGCTCAGTGGACACTATAGAGCTACTGAATTTGTAATAGCCAACACGGTCTCATCAATTCCATACTTGGGCTTCATCTCAATACTACCTGCTGCAATAGCATATTACCTAACAGGGCTTCAGAGAGGAATAGACCACTTTGTGTACTTTGCTGCAACCATTTGGGCAAGCATGATGTTGGTCGAGGGTCTAATGATGATTGTTGCAGCCATTGTGCCCGATTTCCTCCTGGGTATCATCACAGGATCTGGAGTGCAAGGGTTGCTGATGCTAAATGCGGGTTTCTTCAGGCTTCCAGCTGACCTCCCAAAACCAGTATGGAAGTACCCAACCTACTTTATATCCTACCACAAGTATGCATCTCAAGGGCTGTACAAGAATGAGTTCATAGGTCTGGTATTTCAAGATCTTGCTGGTGCTAGAAGGATCAACATTACTGGCCAGTATATCTTGAAGAACAACTTACAAGTGGAGTTGGGTTACTCTAAGTGGGTGGATCTTGCGATATTATTTGCAATGATCGTCATCTATAGGGTCCTCTTTCTGGTTATTATAAAGGTTTCTGAGATTGCAAAACCCATGAAAAGATGTCTAATAGTTAAAGTGTAA